Proteins encoded in a region of the Enterococcus gilvus ATCC BAA-350 genome:
- a CDS encoding LCP family protein — translation MSRTKKIILIVIGIIVLFVGGATVYLLKVNNDVDQAITKMTKKIDYKSKRSDAVDLKSGEPFSILLMGTDTGDKGRTYQGRSDSMMLVTINPKEKQTLMTSLDRDIYTQIVGYKGDENNYVAKGDTYYDKLNAAYSLGGTKMAIESVQKMMDVPVDHYIEINMKGLKTLVDAVGGIEVDNKIDFTLDGVHVKKGEQILDGRHALEYVRMRHEDPKGDVGRQARQREILSKLVHKILSVDSVTKYKKYLRAVEDYVRTDLTWNEMLTVAKDYTPAAENIKQTQVEGQGEMINDIYFQVLGLNNLLEEQNVVKKQLGLPTKKKLPNLDEDDDNQLFFDDSEVDKISAGTHYDYTGYGKILYPIDKDNY, via the coding sequence ATGAGCAGAACAAAGAAAATCATCTTGATTGTCATTGGAATTATTGTACTATTTGTCGGAGGCGCCACTGTCTATTTATTGAAAGTAAATAACGATGTGGATCAGGCAATCACTAAAATGACAAAAAAAATTGACTATAAGAGCAAGCGATCAGACGCAGTGGATTTAAAAAGCGGCGAGCCTTTTTCTATTCTCTTGATGGGGACGGATACGGGAGACAAGGGACGAACATACCAAGGGCGTTCGGATTCGATGATGTTGGTCACGATCAATCCGAAAGAAAAACAAACCTTGATGACCAGTCTAGATCGAGACATTTATACGCAGATCGTTGGGTATAAAGGCGATGAGAACAATTACGTTGCCAAAGGGGATACCTATTATGATAAATTGAATGCGGCGTATTCGTTGGGCGGAACAAAAATGGCGATTGAATCTGTCCAAAAAATGATGGATGTCCCGGTGGATCACTATATTGAGATCAATATGAAGGGATTAAAAACATTAGTAGATGCCGTTGGAGGGATCGAAGTCGACAATAAAATCGACTTTACCTTAGATGGGGTGCATGTGAAAAAAGGGGAGCAGATCTTAGATGGCCGGCACGCATTAGAGTATGTGCGGATGCGCCACGAAGATCCAAAAGGAGATGTCGGCCGGCAAGCGCGACAACGGGAGATCCTTTCAAAGCTTGTCCATAAAATCCTCTCCGTTGATTCTGTGACAAAATATAAAAAATATTTACGTGCAGTAGAAGATTACGTGCGGACAGACCTTACTTGGAACGAGATGCTGACTGTCGCAAAAGACTATACACCAGCGGCTGAGAATATCAAGCAAACACAAGTAGAGGGACAAGGTGAGATGATCAACGACATTTACTTCCAAGTCCTGGGATTGAACAATTTATTGGAAGAACAAAACGTCGTGAAGAAACAGTTGGGACTGCCAACGAAGAAAAAATTACCGAACTTAGATGAAGACGATGACAATCAATTATTCTTTGATGACAGCGAGGTAGACAAAATAAGCGCGGGAACACATTACGATTATACTGGCTACGGAAAGATCCTGTATCCAATTGATAAGGACAATTATTAG
- the rpoC gene encoding DNA-directed RNA polymerase subunit beta' — MIDVNKFESMQIGLASPEKIRSWSYGEVKKPETINYRTLKPEREGLFDERIFGPTKDWECACGKYKRIRYKGIVCDRCGVEVTRSKVRRERMGHIELAAPVTHIWYFKGIPSRMGLVLDMSPRALEEIIYFASYVVIDAGNTSLEKKQLLTEREYREKRDQYGQEFHAAMGAEAIKQLLDQVDLDGESAELKEELKTAQGQKRTRAIRRLDVLEAFRSSGNLPGWMVMDVIPVIPPDLRPMVQLEGGRFATSDLNDLYRRVINRNNRLKRLLDLNAPNIIVQNEKRMLQEAVDALIDNGRRGRPVTGPGNRPLKSLSHMLKGKQGRFRQNLLGKRVDYSARSVIVVGPFLKMYQCGLPKEMAIELFKPFVMKELVQREIASNIKNAKRKIERQEDVVWDVLEEVIKEHPVLLNRAPTLHRLGIQAFEPILVEGRAIRLHPLVCEAYNADFDGDQMAVHLPLGEEAQAEARMLMLAATHILNPKDGKPVVTPSQDMVLGNYYLTMEEEGREGEGMIFRDMNEAVLAWRNGYVHLHSRVAVDPNTLGDKPFTEEQKERMLITTVGKIIFNEIMPQEFPYLNEPTDFNLTQYTPDKYFVEKGADIPAAIKQQEIILPFKKKNLGNIIAEVFKRFKVTDTSMMLDRMKDLGYKHSTHAGMTVGIADIMALAEKQEIIDNAHKQVGTITKQFRRGLITDDERYERVIAVWNAAKDEIQQRLMESLDAKNPIFMMSDSGARGNISNFTQLAGMRGLMAAPNGQIMELPIISNFREGLSVLEMFISTHGARKGMTDTALKTADSGYLTRRLVDVAQDVIVREEDCGTDRGLEISAIREGNEIIESLEERLVGRYTQKSVKHPETGEVLLPADALISEADARRLIDAGVEKLTIRSVFTCNTKHGVCKHCYGRNLATGDDVEVGEAVGTIAAQSIGEPGTQLTMRTFHTGGVAGDDITQGLPRVQEIFEARNPKGLAVITEVTGEVVEIAEDAATRTKEVTVKGETDTRTYTVPYTSRMKVVEGDMIHRGARLTEGSIDPKHLLQVRDVISVETYLLREVQRVYRMQGVEIGDKHIEVMVRQMLRKVRVMDPGDTDILPGTLLDIADFKDQNYNTLVAGGTPATSRPVLLGITKASLETNSFLSAASFQETTRVLTDAAIRGKKDPLLGLKENVIIGKIIPAGTGMATYRNMEPKEVVVASENVYSISDIEAQMAAEDALNNPLN, encoded by the coding sequence TTGATCGATGTAAATAAATTCGAAAGTATGCAAATAGGTTTGGCTTCTCCTGAAAAAATCAGAAGCTGGTCATACGGTGAAGTAAAAAAACCGGAAACCATTAACTACCGTACACTAAAACCTGAACGCGAAGGGTTATTCGATGAAAGAATTTTTGGGCCAACCAAAGACTGGGAATGTGCCTGTGGGAAATACAAACGGATTCGTTATAAAGGAATCGTCTGCGACCGTTGTGGTGTCGAAGTTACACGTTCGAAAGTTCGTCGTGAACGTATGGGCCATATTGAATTAGCAGCGCCTGTAACACACATCTGGTATTTCAAAGGAATTCCTTCTCGGATGGGTCTTGTGTTAGACATGAGTCCACGTGCGTTAGAAGAAATCATCTACTTTGCATCTTATGTCGTGATCGATGCAGGGAATACTAGTTTAGAAAAGAAACAATTATTGACTGAACGTGAATACCGTGAAAAACGGGATCAATACGGTCAAGAATTTCATGCGGCTATGGGTGCCGAAGCCATCAAACAATTATTAGATCAAGTCGATCTAGATGGCGAATCTGCAGAATTAAAAGAAGAGTTGAAAACCGCTCAAGGACAAAAGCGTACACGCGCTATTCGTCGTTTGGATGTGTTAGAAGCTTTCCGTTCTTCTGGCAACCTGCCAGGCTGGATGGTTATGGATGTTATCCCTGTCATCCCGCCAGATCTACGTCCGATGGTTCAATTAGAAGGTGGTCGTTTTGCGACTTCTGACTTGAATGACCTATACCGTCGTGTCATCAACCGTAACAACCGTTTGAAACGTTTGTTAGACTTGAATGCACCAAACATCATCGTTCAAAATGAAAAACGGATGCTGCAAGAAGCCGTGGATGCATTGATCGATAATGGTCGTCGTGGTCGCCCAGTTACTGGACCAGGTAACCGTCCATTGAAATCTTTGTCTCACATGTTGAAAGGGAAACAAGGTCGTTTCCGTCAAAACTTGCTGGGTAAACGTGTTGACTACTCTGCTCGTTCCGTTATCGTTGTTGGACCGTTCTTGAAAATGTATCAATGTGGTCTGCCAAAAGAAATGGCGATCGAATTGTTCAAACCTTTCGTAATGAAAGAATTAGTCCAACGTGAAATTGCCTCAAATATCAAAAATGCGAAACGTAAAATCGAACGTCAAGAAGACGTTGTTTGGGACGTTCTAGAAGAAGTTATTAAAGAACACCCTGTTTTACTGAACCGGGCACCTACATTGCACAGATTAGGTATCCAAGCGTTTGAACCGATCTTAGTTGAAGGTCGTGCCATTCGTCTTCACCCACTTGTGTGTGAAGCCTACAATGCCGATTTCGATGGTGACCAAATGGCTGTCCATCTACCTCTAGGTGAAGAAGCGCAAGCAGAAGCTCGTATGCTGATGTTAGCTGCAACTCACATCTTGAACCCTAAAGACGGAAAACCCGTTGTTACACCATCTCAAGATATGGTCTTAGGTAACTATTACCTAACAATGGAAGAAGAAGGCCGTGAAGGGGAAGGAATGATCTTCCGTGACATGAATGAAGCTGTTTTAGCATGGCGCAATGGCTATGTTCACTTGCATTCACGCGTGGCTGTTGACCCTAATACATTAGGCGACAAACCATTCACAGAAGAACAAAAGGAACGTATGCTGATCACTACCGTTGGGAAAATCATTTTCAACGAGATCATGCCGCAAGAGTTCCCTTACTTGAACGAACCGACTGATTTCAACTTGACACAATATACACCTGACAAATACTTTGTCGAAAAAGGTGCAGATATTCCTGCAGCGATCAAACAACAAGAAATCATCTTGCCATTCAAGAAGAAAAATCTTGGGAATATCATCGCTGAAGTCTTCAAACGTTTCAAAGTCACTGATACATCAATGATGTTGGACCGTATGAAAGACTTAGGATATAAACATTCTACACATGCTGGTATGACTGTTGGTATCGCAGATATCATGGCGCTAGCTGAAAAACAAGAAATCATCGACAATGCCCACAAACAAGTTGGCACGATCACGAAACAATTCCGTCGTGGATTGATCACGGATGATGAACGGTATGAACGTGTTATTGCCGTTTGGAATGCAGCCAAAGATGAAATCCAACAACGACTAATGGAATCCTTAGATGCGAAGAACCCAATCTTCATGATGTCTGATTCTGGAGCCCGTGGTAACATCTCCAACTTTACTCAGCTTGCTGGTATGCGTGGATTGATGGCCGCTCCGAATGGACAAATCATGGAATTGCCGATCATCTCAAACTTCCGTGAAGGTCTATCTGTCTTGGAAATGTTTATCTCGACTCACGGGGCGCGTAAAGGGATGACCGATACTGCCTTGAAGACAGCCGATTCAGGTTACTTGACTCGTCGTTTGGTTGACGTTGCCCAAGATGTTATCGTACGTGAAGAAGATTGTGGTACTGACCGTGGTCTTGAAATCTCTGCGATTCGTGAAGGAAACGAGATCATCGAATCCTTGGAAGAACGCTTAGTTGGACGTTATACACAAAAATCTGTAAAACATCCTGAAACAGGCGAAGTTCTATTGCCTGCAGATGCATTGATCAGTGAAGCAGATGCGAGACGTCTAATTGACGCTGGCGTTGAGAAATTAACGATTCGCTCCGTCTTCACATGTAATACCAAACATGGTGTATGTAAACATTGTTACGGCCGCAACTTGGCGACTGGTGACGACGTTGAAGTTGGTGAAGCTGTTGGTACGATCGCCGCGCAATCAATCGGTGAACCAGGTACTCAGTTGACCATGCGTACATTCCATACCGGCGGGGTTGCCGGAGATGATATCACACAAGGTCTTCCTCGTGTCCAAGAAATCTTCGAAGCACGTAATCCTAAAGGTCTAGCTGTCATTACTGAAGTGACGGGTGAAGTTGTTGAGATCGCTGAAGATGCTGCGACACGTACGAAGGAAGTTACTGTCAAAGGTGAAACCGATACTCGTACCTACACTGTTCCGTATACTTCTCGTATGAAGGTCGTTGAAGGGGATATGATCCACCGTGGTGCACGATTGACAGAAGGTTCGATCGATCCGAAACACTTGCTGCAAGTCCGCGATGTGATCTCAGTTGAAACATACTTGCTTCGTGAAGTACAACGTGTTTACCGGATGCAAGGGGTAGAAATCGGCGATAAGCATATTGAAGTAATGGTTCGTCAAATGTTGCGTAAAGTCCGCGTAATGGACCCAGGTGACACAGATATCTTGCCAGGTACATTGCTGGATATTGCTGACTTTAAAGATCAAAACTACAATACCTTAGTTGCTGGCGGCACACCTGCGACATCTCGTCCAGTCTTGCTTGGTATCACGAAAGCTTCATTGGAAACAAACAGCTTCTTATCTGCTGCATCCTTCCAAGAAACAACACGTGTCTTGACGGATGCTGCGATTCGCGGTAAGAAAGATCCGTTACTTGGATTGAAGGAAAATGTTATCATCGGTAAGATCATTCCTGCTGGTACAGGTATGGCTACTTACCGTAACATGGAACCAAAAGAAGTCGTTGTAGCTAGCGAAAATGTTTACAGTATCTCTGATATTGAAGCACAAATGGCTGCGGAAGACGCTTTGAACAATCCATTAAACTAA